In Leishmania braziliensis MHOM/BR/75/M2904 complete genome, chromosome 23, one genomic interval encodes:
- a CDS encoding protein kinase encodes MLAHPILASEDDEEYVIRVIFYLPALLEAYFDAVERICAEPSSPPESKTRADILQLTIQQRLLVLGRVPPGAFKNFDEVSATETEDKELPKLIDQLRHIFLENKVDIGPQALLWRKRSLSLAKECADHMNRCRVRFSLSRKVRRELSTFGSASYVFSMISFGLVVIFACSALVVISAVHPPLATGLGVGCVACVLLVLSASLMSFNCFTAVRSLHILYSQLFHEYLIAGGSPSDILLNSLQESSFKPRGKDGSRDTEMKQLEMGRETKTGFYTIPYGGGSKIGYIEGKQLDAQVVMIAFDSNYHITWWNNAAEVMTGFLQDGCIGKPLNELVQCFNREDVCSLIKRTRRGNLLKIKLRSLTAAPTTLSTVVTPILDSDNKPIGNVLICANSLDNLREYRIYVHNYQVSETIGALSLLSERSSLSHENSILINSLRRFVKNGLANHVETLAREMESDWDWTSVEQLLGRALGQRIGMHEVIVDPLFPPTLCVNPDVAKTFGTVVEMSSGRCTVTLQMLNLTGNVFSLAVTVLLGPKCRPWDQAQLEEQLEQLLRSTAGSVYFLEERVVLHFPCQVAPILEDGDEGDANPTSDQALQITQARAIINCTVNVVTAITNMVDQHSLSLILLKTMFVSLASVRERSDLEQRLSARPCDVDVIICDSEWLSSSRDILMNNDHGAMVIPLIDAQMPVPADVQHAIRMPLVRRDVQQLILEVGKAVSMKKNAISAREERERILTLRQDSPWTRGKLLGRGSYGAVYEATSDLTGGKMAVKMFYFSQNVESSISTLLNEISIMCSLNHPNIVHYFHCERKDNNVSLFMELCEASLTDIIVGRRQKPAHLSVVQIIRQVLTAIAYLHSRGIAHRDIKPQNILLKGETVKLTDFGTAIQGSAGKEVRGTFRYMAPEVYKGNPHSLSCDIWSIGCLVCELFACPTAFMENSALLGEMAPTTDYLTKVPQNMALIDFLEKCFQLDPERRWGAGDLLVHPLLSGNTATSSLVKLETIFDAKLANPLDPSNHSVFSLRSA; translated from the coding sequence ATGCTAGCGCATCCCATCCTCGCCTccgaggatgacgaggagtATGTAATACGGGTTATCTTCTACTTGCCTGCCCTCCTCGAAGCGTACTTCGACGCGGTCGAGAGGATTTGTGCGGAGCCGTCCTCGCCACCAGAGTCCAAAACTCGCGCAGATATTCTGCAACTCACgattcagcagcgcctgctcgTGCTAGGTCGCGTGCCCCCTGGTGCATTTAAGAATTTCGACGAAGTGTCCGCCACAGAGACGGAGGACAAAGAACTTCCTAAACTCATTGATCAGCTGCGTCACATCTTCCTTGAGAACAAGGTGGATATTGGGCCACAGGCACTTTTGTGGCGTAAGCGGTCCCTGTCTCTGGCGAAGGAGTGTGCGGATCATATGAATCGCTGCCGCGTTCGCTTTTCCTTGAGCAGGAAGGTGCGGCGTGAGCTGTCCACGTTCGGCTCGGCGTCGTACGTATTCAGCATGATCTCCTTCGGTCTCGTAGTCATCTTTGCTTGCAGTGCTCTTGTCGTCATATCAGCGGTGCATCCTCCACTGGCGACTGGACTGGGCGTCGGTTGTGTTGCTTGCGTGCTTCTTGTCCTCTCTGCGTCCCTGATGTCCTTCAACTGCTTCACTGCGGTGCGCTCCTTGCATATACTATACTCGCAGCTCTTCCACGAGTACTTGATCGCCGGCGGGTCACCGTCTGATATCCTGCTGAATTCTTTGCAAGAGTCGTCCTTCAAGCCGCGGGGAAAGGACGGGTCGCGGGATACTGAGATGAAGCAGCTGGAAATGGGTCGGGAGACCAAGACAGGGTTCTACACCATCCCGTACGGCGGTGGGAGCAAAATCGGGTACATCGAGGGCAAGCAGCTGGATGCACAGGTGGTGATGATCGCCTTCGACAGCAACTACCATATTACCTGGTGGAATAACGCGGCGGAGGTGATGACGGGCTTCTTGCAGGACGGGTGCATCGGCAAGCCGCTGAATGAGCTTGTCCAGTGCTTCAACCGCGAGGATGTGTGCTCCCTCATCAAGCGCACACGTCGCGGCAATCTGCTTAAAATCAAGCTCCGctccctcaccgccgccccaACGACGCTCAGTACCGTGGTGACACCGATTCTGGACAGCGACAACAAGCCCATCGGAAATGTGCTGATCTGCGCTAATTCGCTGGATAACCTGAGAGAGTACCGCATTTATGTGCACAATTATCAAGTAAGCGAAACCATCGGTGCCCTGTCCTTGTTGTCGGAGCGCTCTTCTCTGTCACATGAGAACTCTATTCTCATCAACTCCCTGAGACGCTTTGTCAAGAACGGTCTGGCAAACCATGTGGAGACCCTCGCGCGGGAGATGGAGTCTGACTGGGACTGGACGAgcgtggagcagctgctgggtCGTGCCTTGGGTCAGCGGATCGGAATGCATGAGGTGATTGTGGACCCATTGTTTCCACCCACGCTGTGCGTCAACCCAGACGTGGCCAAGACGTTTGGGACTGTGGTCGAGATGTCCAGTGGCCGCTGTACGGTCACACTGCAGATGCTGAACTTGACAGGTAACGTCTTTTCGCTGGCTGTGACCGTGCTGCTTGGCCCCAAGTGCCGACCGTGGGAtcaggcgcagctggaggagcagctggagcagctgttGCGCAGCACGGCAGGAAGTGTGTATTTTCTTGAGGAGCGCGTGGTGCTACATTTTCCGTGTCAAGTGGCACCGATATTGGAGGATGGCGACGAGGGCGACGCCAACCCTACTTCCGACCAGGCGCTGCAGATCACGCAGGCCAGGGCCATCATCAACTGCACGGTGAACGTGGTGACCGCCATCACGAACATGGTAGACCAGCACAGCCTGTCCCTTATCCTGCTCAAGACCAtgtttgtttctctcgcCAGCGTACGTGAGCGCAGCGACCTCGAGCAGCGCTTGTCTGCCCGCCCGTGTGACGTGGATGTGATTATTTGCGACAGCGAGTGGCTCAGCTCGTCCCGTGATATCCTCATGAACAACGACCACGGCGCTATGGTAATTCCACTGATCGATGCCCAGATGCCGGTTCCAGCTGATGTGCAGCACGCGATTCGCATGCCACTTGTGCGACGggacgtgcagcagctcatcTTGGAGGTTGGCAAAGCGGTGTCCATGAAGAAGAACGCCATTTCCGCCCGTGAGGAACGCGAGCGAATCCTTACGCTGCGACAGGATTCCCCCTGGACGCGCGGCAAACTGCTAGGGCGCGGGTCGTACGGTGCCGTGTACGAGGCGACCAGCGATCTCACCGGCGGCAAGATGGCGGTGAAGATGTTCTACTTCTCCCAAAACGTCGAGTCATCGATCAGCACCTTGCTGAATGAGATCTCCATCATGTGTAGTCTGAATCACCCCAATATTGTACACTATTTTCACTGTGAGCGAAAGGACAACAATGTAAGCTTGTTCATGGAGCTGTGCGAGGCCTCTCTAACGGACATCATTGTAGGACGGCGTCAAAAGCCGGCTCACCTGTCCGTCGTGCAGATCATTCGACAAGTACTGACCGCCATTGCGTACTTGCACAGCCGAGGGATCGCCCATCGCGATATCAAGCCGCAGAACATTCTTCTAAAGGGCGAGACGGTGAAGTTGACCGATTTTGGCACTGCAATCCAGGGCAGTGCGGGCAAAGAGGTACGAGGCACATTCCGGTACATGGCCCCGGAGGTTTACAAGGGTAACCCCCACTCGCTGAGCTGCGACATATGGTCTATCGGCTGCCTTGTATGCGAGCTGTTCGCGTGCCCGACTGCCTTCATGGAGAACTCAGCGCTGCTTGGCGAGATGGCACCCACCACAGATTATCTGACGAAGGTGCCGCAAAACATGGCCTTGATCGACTTTTTGGAGAAGTGTTTCCAACTTGATCCTGAGCGGCGCTGGGGCGCTGGTGACCTTCTCGTGcatcctcttctttctgGCAATACCGCAACATCATCTCTGGTGAAGCTAGAGACAATTTTTGACGCGAAACTCGCCAACCCTCTAGACCCGTCAAACCACTCTGTCTTTTCCTTACGGTCTGCGTAA
- a CDS encoding cytochrome c oxidase subunit V codes for MKRFCIPTLTSVSFARTFFGKGWDNAALDTIYSSMLRKPEVNDRIRTQYASTMDPRDADVLRRLGEVSKENKTFIRVFLPPHLGDPHRLLKCYSLMAYPILDDKGGQLKVEMDGHKLDAFADPDDDYSKVVIPHIELVEYLAKSLLETMKWEATPRGAASMLESLYRGAEIPDHVFQTPAVIERLDSFKDGNKVTS; via the coding sequence ATGAAGCGCTTCTGCATCCCCACTCTCACTTCAGTGTCCTTCGCCCGTACCTTCTTCGGTAAGGGCTGGGACAATGCTGCTCTGGACACAATATACAGCAGCATGCTGCGCAAACCAGAAGTGAACGACCGGATTCGCACTCAGTACGCCTCCACGATGGATCCTCGCGACGCTGATGTgctccgccgcctcggcgAGGTGTCAAAGGAAAACAAGACGTTTATTCGCGTGTTTCTCCCTCCACATCTCGGTGATCCCCACCGTCTGCTGAAGTGCTATAGCCTGATGGCGTACCCTATTCTCGATGACAAGGGTGGCCAGCTGAAGGTAGAGATGGATGGCCACAAGCTGGACGCATTCGCGGACCCTGATGACGATTACTCCAAGGTGGTCATACCACACATCGAGCTAGTTGAGTACCTCGCCAAGTCTCTTCTGGAGACGATGAAGTGGGAGGCCACTCCCCGCGGTGCTGCCTCAATGCTGGAGTCGCTGTACCGCGGCGCGGAGATTCCGGACCACGTGTTTCAGACGCCTGCAGTCATTGAGCGTCTGGACAGCTTCAAGGACGGTAACAAGGTCACCAGCTAA